TTTACCCTATGCAGTTTGATCACAAGAAAGAACTGAAGAAACTGAACATGTCCATCCTGGTCAACTTTCTGGACCTCTTAGACATCCTTATTAAAAGCCCAGGAAGCATCAAAAGAGAAGAGAAGCTGGAAGACCTGAAGCTGCTCTTTGTCCACATGCATCATCTCATAAACGAGTACCGGCCTCACCAAGCCAGAGAGACGTTGCGGGTCATGATGGAGGTACAGAAACGGCAGCGGCGGGAGACGGCCGAACGCTTCCAGAAGCATTTAGAAAGGGTGCTGGAAATGATCCAGGGCTGTCTAGCGTCTCTTCCGGATGACTTGCCCCAGTCGGAGGGTGCAGCCGGGGGAGCAGTGAAACTGAAAAGTGAACCCATGGATGTGGATGAGGTGATTGGACAgatggacaaagagaaggaaacGGTCTCTGCAAAAAAGGATCAACTTTGTGACAAGGATGCAGCCATGTGTAGCATCATTGATGAGATGACATAACTGTGCGGGAACAGTTTTGTGCTCTTAAGCTAGTCTGTAAAAACAATCTCTTCCCATGCAATTCGAAAGGGAAATACTTCACGTTCCCACCAAAGGatttctttcaaataaaaacaactttactGCCAGTTAAAGGTCATTTAAATCTGACGTTATGTGAGAAGAAAGGGAGAGGAAAGCTAGTGTTGTGCAGATAAACAAGATACAGTTTTACTTTGGAGCATAGAACATTCAGTCAAAATGCTGTTCAAGAAACATTcccgtatgtatttatttgaagttcAGTAGAAACTCGTAGAACTGTTTTTACAGGCTCCGATTAGCACAAATCTGTAACTACCTTACTTTTAACATTAGGCAGTCCAGTGTGTGTGTAGTGCCGCCAGTGACTGGGAGAGGTGATCGATGACAAATGCATCAACAATTCTGCTTATAAATCATGGTTTGATTTAGTCTAGATTTTCTTTAGTAAAATTAATTCTAAGTTTCCACATAATGCGTTGGCACCCTAAAAATCAAAAAATCTAGCACAGAACCTTATAAACCAAAATGCTTCTTTCTATTTTTCAAGCAGTCGGCAGGATGACACGTAATGGTAGGATATGGCAGAGAATGTGTTCAGTCGACTATGCTATGGCTGTTTTTTCTGACCTTAAACTTTATTTCAGAACcacaaatgtatttacttttcagTATTGTTTTTGTAAAGGAAAAATTTTCTACGACCAAGAAtcactatgtaaaaaaaaatcaaatgtattttcttcCAGAAAAGCTTTTATGAAGAATCATTTGTTAAAGACATTTCATAAGtcttttttttgtgtatataaaCTCTATTctatgtttgtgtttattttcctgttatgaaatttgtttaataaaatgtgtgaAATTCAATGTACATAAAAATTATGTTGAACCTTCTATAGTGTGAGTACAGTGTTATTATGAGTACTGTTTGCCTTGAGGAATAGTTGCATCTCaaacataacattaaaaaaatacaggaacACACAATGCTTTTTCTACCAAAGTGGGATACTGATTCAGTACTTTAGACAACCACCTGCTGTTATTTCTGCTGTCTAAGGTTGTAGTTCCTTTTCATTTTAACCAggaatttgtatgtaaaatctGCATTTCTTTTCATTTCCCTTGAGACTATATTTTCTGTGGTGTCAATTTTGGTCAAATTAAGTTAAAATACAAACAACATGCTTTAAGATcaaggtttaaaacaaacaacccCAAATGATCTGTTTGTAGTTTCTGGCAATGGTTATTAAAAATGAACCTCTCAATTGTTACAGTTCTGTATTTATACAGCATGTGTGTTGTGCTTAATCCACAATCATAGTTCAAGCTGATACTAAAATAGGATTTCTGGGTATCATTCTGTCATAGTTTTACTTCAGTGCATTTTACTTCATCCAAAACTATACCTTGTTGACTGTCCCATTTGTTTGCATCCCCTGGTTTCCGCTACAGGCATCTGTCATCTCACCAAGCTCTAATACAGATTGTCAAAATAAACAATCTTaaaaagaaaggggggggggggggggggaggtggttTATCACACTTCCAGTTGGTTCACTTCTGCTGTACCTTTAAATACTACTGATAAACAAGGGCTGTATATAGTCTGAAAAGTACCCTTCATTTTATACCACATGCCATTTACAGAAATGGATATGATGGTTTAGAAACGCTTGAGGAGTTTGACTCATTAAATGGGTGGATGATATCATCACAGGAGTGCTTTCTGGTAGAGGGAGAGGCGGAAGGGTGTTAACCACATTGCATGAACACTAATACCTGTGCAACACTGCATAGTCAGTATAAGGGTTTGCTGTTACTATCGTTTTAAATCACGCAAGACAGACTACAATTCTGAATTGATTATTTTACTTCAAAGGTAACGTgaaaagcaaataaatacatattctaaTCTTATTTATAATTTATCACAAAAATGATACCCAGTAGATATAGTAATTTGTGAAAGAAAAGTGTGACCTCTGTTGGATTATATTAAAATTGAAAGCTTGACACCATTTTACTATTCTGCGTTTTAGGTTTGTAACCTTTTATTGACACTTTTCTAACGTGCGATGAACGAATTTAGTgttcccacaaaaaaaaaaaaaaaattacaaatgaatACTACATTTCAATGTGTGAAAATCTCGCAAAAAATATCGCTGCGAGCAGggttcgaacctgcgcggggagaccccatTGGATTTCaagtccaacgccttaaccactcggccatcaCAGCACATCACTGcgtgttaatatatttattacaCAACCATACGTATTTTaaccaatatttacattttagtaCTATATTACTCTCGCAGGTAATAATATTGTACTTCATGTCTCAGTTTCCTTCACTCATCAAAAGCATTTATTGATAGCGGATATGTGTTTTTGCATCTGTAAaggtattaaattaaattaaattaaattaaattaacagtCAGTTTCAAATTTTATCTTATCcttataaatacaaatatgaatGTTTAAAGGCTATAAATTAAGCTACAGTTTTGTTATGATACGGTAACGCATTAAATTGTTTTCGTTTCTCTACCACTGACACAttactgtattaaacaaaacgtatgagcaagtttattttttaggaCTACAATTTAGTGTTTAAAAGACAGACATTGTAGCCAACACGTTACTTCTTTATCGTGCACATTTCTAACACATCTCATTATTGCCCTCTACTGCCTATGACATGAATAACACAAAAGCTCTTTTAGCACTTGCAGCTCGTAAAGACACGTTACGTACAAGAGCTGGACAAACAAATTGAAAACACTGtagcacacatttattatttgtaaatgGTCT
The window above is part of the Acipenser ruthenus chromosome 22, fAciRut3.2 maternal haplotype, whole genome shotgun sequence genome. Proteins encoded here:
- the LOC117431715 gene encoding mediator of RNA polymerase II transcription subunit 7-like, with product MGEPQQVSALPLPPMQYIKEYTEENIRKCLAPPPPPPVKDSYMMFGNQFQCDELIIRPLESQGIERLYPMQFDHKKELKKLNMSILVNFLDLLDILIKSPGSIKREEKLEDLKLLFVHMHHLINEYRPHQARETLRVMMEVQKRQRRETAERFQKHLERVLEMIQGCLASLPDDLPQSEGAAGGAVKLKSEPMDVDEVIGQMDKEKETVSAKKDQLCDKDAAMCSIIDEMT